Proteins co-encoded in one Xiphophorus hellerii strain 12219 chromosome 10, Xiphophorus_hellerii-4.1, whole genome shotgun sequence genomic window:
- the LOC116727457 gene encoding gastrula zinc finger protein XlCGF57.1-like has translation MTEMMKVEADEPEGFSLEPPVPATFTSELEEETQDSKDLVHQMLVIKKEVPHDWNPTLDLQDQEPHHTKEENKELWVHQKEEQLTVKTEDEEKPQLSELHQIKTEDERKTKTGGENCGGPESGRKAAVLRSSQQSKVMVSKRAKRSKLRSKRASQISVHTGEKPFGCNFCGKRFRHKPYVKLHMMIHTGIREHSCDFCGKGFKEKRCLQTHMRLHTGEKPFACDDCGRRFHAKTSLRSHLEVHSEENPFSCDVCGSRFKRNGNLKKHMRIHTAERPFVCSVCSKGFSQQIHLKSHMTVHTGEKPFTCRVCSKEFSRQGNLKRHMSVHTGEKQFICGVCSKGFSKQNYLKNHMECHTAPFSCSDCGKCFMEEMQLKLHMRLHTEERPFGCDVCKIRFNKKYNLNSHMRLHLGEKPFACRVCSKGFSRHGDLKKHMCVHEGFS, from the exons ATGACTGAGATGATGAAGGTTGAAGCAGATGAGCCTGAAGGGTTCAGTTTAGAGCCACCTGTACCTGCGACATTCACATCAGAACTGGAGGAGGAAACACAAGACAGCAAAGATCTCG TCCATCAGATGTTGGTGATCAAAAAAGAAGTTCCCCATGACTGGAACCCCACTTTGGACCTGCAAGACCAAGAGCCCCACCACACTAAGGAGGAAAATAAGGAACTATGGGTTCATCAGAAGGAAGAGCAACTTACTGTGAAGACTGAGGATGAAGAGAAACCTCAGTTATCAGAGCTTCATCAGATTAAAACTGAAGACGAAAGGAAGACAAAAACTGGAGGGGAGAACTGTGGAGGACCAGAATCAGGCAGAAAAGCAGCTGTATTACGCTCTTCACAACAAAGTAAGGTGATGGTGAGCAAAAGAGCTAAAAGATCTAAACTGCGTTCCAAACGTGCCTCTCAGATTAGTGTacacacaggagagaaaccatTTGGTTGCAATTTTTGTGGCAAAAGATTCAGGCACAAGCCTTATGTTAAGCtacacatgatgattcacactggaaTAAGAGAACATAGCTGCGATTTTTGTGGTAAAGGCTTTAAAGAAAAACGTTGTCTTCAGACACATATGAGGCTCCACACTGGAGAGAAACCATTTGCCTGTGATGATTGCGGTAGAAGGTTTCACGCAAAGACAAGTCTGAGGAGTCACTTGGAGGTCCATTCAGAAGAAAATCCATTTTCCTGTGATGTTTGCGGTTCAAGATTTAAAAGGAATGGAAATCTTAAAAAGCACATGAGGATCCACACTGCAGAGAGACCTTTTGTTTGTAGTGTTTGTAGTAAAGGATTTTCACAACAAATTCATCTAAAAAGCCACATGACTGTTCACACGGGAGAGAAACCATTCACCTGCAGGGTTTGCAGTAAAGAATTTTCACGACAAGGAAATCTAAAGAGGCACATGAGCgttcacacaggagagaagcaGTTTATTTGTGGTGTTTGTAGTAAAGgattttcaaagcaaaactaTCTCAAAAATCACATGGAGTGTCACACTGCACCATTTAGTTGCAGTGACTGCGGTAAATGTTTCATGGAGGAAATGCAGCTGAAGCTGCATATGAGACTTCACACTGAAGAGCGTCCGTTTGGTTGTGACGTCTGTAAAATCAggtttaacaaaaaatataatctCAACAGTCACATGAGGCTCCATCTAGGAGAAAAACCGTTTGCCTGTAGAGTTTGTAGTAAAGGATTTTCACGACATGGAGATCTGAAGAAACATATGTGTGTTCATGAGGGTTTTAGctaa